The Vidua chalybeata isolate OUT-0048 chromosome 6, bVidCha1 merged haplotype, whole genome shotgun sequence genome has a segment encoding these proteins:
- the VPS18 gene encoding vacuolar protein sorting-associated protein 18 homolog: MASILDEYEDSLHRSVSVPQSRASVGIPHSGYVNARLEKETPIFNKQRIDFAPPEKINSLVVSSNQLCMSLGKDTLLRIDLGKPDEPNQVELGRKDEAKVYKMFLDHTGSHLLIALNTSECLYLNRSVQKVRALSRWKGHLIESVGWNKFLGSETNTGPILVGTSQGQIYEAEISVSEGSLFSTNPDQYFRQVYTLEEESGPAPVCCLEIERGIEGKFFIIATTRKRLFQFVGKVPEGTEQQGFSSIFAVHADHLPSFREFPANLGFSEIAFYTPKLRSNPRSFAWMMGNGVLYGTLDYSRPDSILSDERVWVYPPDIDITVNKPISIVLTQFHFLLLLSDRVKAVCTLNGQVVFQDLFLEKFGLLTRMIKDPTVQQIWIHTEKVVFRYHVQRESRDVWKMYMNMNKFDLAKEYCKDRPECLDIVLAKEAEHCFQNKRYLDSAKCYALTQNYFEEIALKFIEAKQEEALMEFLIKKLSNLKPSEKTQTTLLTTWLTELYLNWLGILQGDPSQRNLYLDTREKFRTFLSSPKNKDCLFNNRASIYELLASHGDTEHMVYFAVIMQDYERVVAHHCQHDEYDEALNVLSRHRDEKLFYKFSPVLIQHIPKKVVDAWISMGSRLDARNLIPALVNYSQSASTQQINEAIRYMEFCVYQLEETQQAIHNYLLSLYALCRPDSLLSYLEQAGTNPNRIHYDLKYALRLCAEHGHHRACVHIYKVMELYEEAVDLALQVDVDLAKSCADLPEDDEELRKKLWLKIARHVVQEEKDVKKAMACLSSCALLKIEDVLPFFPDFVTIDHFKEAICNSLEDYNKHIEELKREMEEATQSAKRIREDIQEMRNKYGSVEPQEKCAACDFPLLNRPFYLFLCGHMFHYDCLLQAVFPNLPAYKQVKLEDLQKKLAATSQPSKSHHRPRDADTISLGKGQQSREQIKADIDDIVAAECVYCGELMIRSIDKPFIDPQKYEEEMQSWL; the protein is encoded by the exons ATGGCCTCCATCCTGGACGAGTACGAGGACTCCCTGCACCGCTCCGTCTCCGTGCCGCAGAGCCGCGCCAGCGTGGGCATCCCGCACTCCG GATATGTCAATGCACGACTGGAGAAGGAAACACCAATATTTAACAAGCAGAGGATTGATTTTGCTCCTCCTGAGAAAATTAACAGCTTAGTGGTCTCCTCTAACCAGCTCTGTATGAGCCTTGGGAAAGACACCCTTCTCAG GATTGATCTTGGGAAGCCAGATGAACCTAATCAGGTAGAGCTGGGACGCAAAGATGAAGCCAAAGTCTACAAGATGTTTTTGGACCACACAG GCTCTCATCTCCTGATTGCTCTGAACACCAGTGAATGCCTTTACCTGAACAGAAGTGTTCAGAAAGTGCGGGCACTCTCCCGCTGGAAAGGACACTTGATTGAAAGTGTGGGCTGGAACAAATTTCTTGGTTCAGAAACCAATACAGGGCCTATCCTGGTGGGGACATCCCAGGGGCAGATCTATGAGGCTGAAATCTCTGTCAGCGAAGGAAGCCTCTTCAGCACTAACCCTGACCAGTACTTCCGACAGGTCTACACTCTGGAGGAGGAATCTGGACCTGCCCCAGTCTGTTGCTTGGAAATTGAACGAGGGATAGAAGGGAAATTTTTTATTATAGCCACCACTAGAAAGAGACTCTTTCAGTTTGTTGGCAAAGTTCCTGAAGGGACAGAGCAGCAAGGCTTCAGCTCCATATTTGCTGTGCATGCTGACCATCTGCCCAGCTTTCGGGAGTTTCCAGCCAACTTGGGTTTCAGCGAGATAGCCTTTTACACTCCGAAACTGCGTTCCAACCCACGCTCCTTTGCCTGGATGATGGGAAACGGTGTTCTATATGGTACATTGGATTACAGTCGTCCTGATTCAATTCTGAGTGATGAACGGGTCTGGGTTTATCCTCCTGATATTGACATAACTGTGAACAAGCCAATATCCATTGTGCTTACCCAGTTCCACTTTCTGTTGCTGCTGTCTGACCGGGTGAAGGCTGTCTGCACTCTGAATGGACAGGTTGTTTTTCAGGATCTGTTCCTGGAGAAGTTTGGCTTGCTGACACGCATGATTAAAGATCCCACAGTCCAGCAGATATGGATCCACACCGAGAAAGTAGTGTTCCGCTACCACGTCCAGCGGGAATCTAGAGATGTGTGGAAGATGTATATGAATATGAACAAATTTGATTTAGCAAAAGAGTATTGTAAGGACCGTCCAGAGTGTCTTGACATTGTGTTGGCCAAAGAGGCAGAGCACTGCTTCCAAAACAAGAGGTATCTGGACAGTGCCAAATGTTATGCACTGACCCAGAACTACTTTGAGGAAATTGCTCTGAAGTTCATTGAAGCCAAGCAAGAAGAGGCCCTGATGGAGTTTCTGATTAAGAAGCTAAGTAACCTAAAGCCTTCAGAGAAGACACAGACCACTCTGCTGACCACGTGGTTGACAGAGCTGTACCTGAACTGGTTGGGCATATTGCAAGGAGATCCCTCACAGCGAAATCTCTATTTGGATACACGGGAGAAGTTCCGCACTTTCCTGAGCAGTCCTAAAAACAAAGACTGTCTTTTTAATAATCGGGCATCTATTTATGAGCTGTTGGCGAGCCATGGTGACACAGAGCACATGGTCTACTTTGCAGTCATCATGCAGGATTATGAGCGAGTAGTAGCTCACCACTGCCAGCATGACGAGTATGATGAAGCTCTAAATGTGCTGTCCAGGCACAGAGACGAGAAACTCTTCTACAAGTTCTCTCCAGTTCTCATCCAACATATTCCCAAGAAGGTAGTTGACGCTTGGATTTCTATGGGCTCTAGATTGGATGCCAGGAACCTCATTCCAGCCCTTGTTAACTACAGCCAGAgtgccagcacccagcagaTCAATGAAGCCATTAGATATATGGAGTTCTGTGTTTACCAGTTGGAGGAAACCCAGCAAGCCATTCACAACTACTTGTTGTCTCTTTATGCTTTGTGTCGGCCAGACTCACTGCTGTCATACCTGGAGCAAGCAGGAACCAACCCAAACAGGATCCACTACGACCTGAAGTATGCACTACGCCTGTGTGCAGAGCACGGGCACCACCGTGCATGTGTCCACATTTACAAAGTGATGGAATTATATGAGGAGGCTGTGGATCTCGCCTTGCAG GTGGATGTCGATCTTGCCAAGTCCTGTGCAGATCTTCCTGAAGATGATGAGGAACTCCGAAAGAAGCTGTGGTTGAAGATTGCTCGCCATGTTGTTCAGGAAGAGAAGGATGTCAAGAAGGCAATGGCCTGcctctccagctgtgctctgctgaagATTGAAGATGTGCTGCCATTCTTTCCCGACTTTGTCACTATTGACCATTTCAAGGAGGCAATCTGTAACTCCCTGGAGGATTACAACAAGCACATTGAGGAGCTGAAAAGGGAGATGGAGGAAGCCACACAGAGTGCCAAGAGGATCCGAGAGGACATCcaggaaatgagaaataagTATGGCTCTGTGGAGCCTCAGGAAAAATGTGCTGCTTGTGACTTTCCACTTCTAAACCGCcctttttaccttttcctgTGTGGTCACATGTTTCACTATGACTGTCTCCTCCAAGCAGTTTTCCCTAACCTTCCTGCCTATAAGCAGGTAAAACTTGAAGATCTTCAGAAGAAGCTGGCAGCTACCAGCCAGCCATCCAAGAGCCACCATCGTCCCAGGGATGCAGACACCATTAGCttggggaaggggcagcagaGCCGGGAACAGATCAAAGCTGACATTGATGATATTGTGGCAGCTGAATGTGTGTACTGTGGTGAGCTGATGATCCGGTCCATTGACAAGCCTTTTATTGATCCTCAGAAGTATGAAGAGGAGATGCAAAGCTGGCTGTAA